ATCGTCGGGCCCGCGCACCGGTGGCTCCTGCCGTTCTCCGCGCTCGCAGGCGCGTGCCTCCTGCTGCTGGGCGACGTCGTCGGACGTGTCGTCGCGCGGCCGGAGGAGATCGCGGTCGGCATCATCACCGCGATCGTGGGCGCACCGTTCTTCATCGCGATCGTGCGCCGCAGGAAGGTGCGCGAGCTGTGACCGCGACCGTCGTCCCGCCCGCGCTCGCGGGGCCCGCGCTCGTCGCGAAGGTCGCTGCCGAGCGCCGTCGGCGCGCCCGGCGGCGCACCGGCGTGACCCTCGCGCTCGTCGCCGCGATCGTCGTTGTGTGGGCGTTGAGCCTCATGATCGGCAGGACGTTCTACGGCCCCGGAACCGTCCTCGACGTGCTGCTGGGACGTGACGCGGACGGTGCCACGTTCGCCGTCGGCCGCCTGCGACTCCCGCGCGCGACCCTCGGGCTGCTCGCCGGAGCGTGCTTCGGCCTCGCCGGCGTGACCTTCCAGACGATGCTCCGCAACCCGCTCGCCAGCCCCGACATCATCGGCATCAGCTCCGGTGCGAGCGTCGCCGCGACGTTCGCGATCGTCGTGCTCGGCCTCGACGGCGCCCAGGTGTCGCTCTTCGCGATCGTCGCCGGGCTCGGCGTCGCCCTGCTCATCTACGTGCTGTCCGTGAAGGACGGCGTCGCGGGAACGCGGCTCGTCCTCGTGGGGATCGGCGTCACCGCCATGCTCGAGGCAGTCACGACCTACCTGCTGCAGCGGGCCTCCGAGTGGGACGTCAACGAGGCCATGCGGTGGCTCACCGGGTCCCTCAACGGGTCGCGCTGGAGCGAGGTCGTGCCCGTGGCCGTCGCGCTCGCGGTGCTCGGACCCGTGCTCGCAGCGCTCGCACGCGACCTCGAGACGCTGCGCCTGGGCGACGACGCGGCGTCGGCCCTCGGGACGCGCGTCGGCCGCACGCGCCTCGGCGTCGTCGTCGCGGCCGTCGGGCTCATCGGGTTCGCGACGGCGGCTACCGGGCCGATCGCGTTCGTCGCGTTCCTCGCGGGGCCGATCGCAGCGCGGCTCGTCGGCCCCAACGGCTCGCTGCTCCTGCCGGCCGCGCTGACGGGCTCGCTGCTCGTGCTCCTCGCCGACCTCGTCGGTCAGCACGGTGTGGGCACGCGCTTCCCCGTCGGTGTCGTCACGGGCGTGCTGGGCGCGCCGTTCCTCGTCTACCTGATCATCCGTTCCCACCGTGCAGGAGGGTCGATATGACCGCCGCCCACACGCTCGCCGCGACGAGCCTGACCGTCGGCTACCGCGACCGGGTCGTCATCGAAGGGCTCGACCTCACCGTGCCGCCCGGAGCCGTGACGGCGATCGTCGGCGCGAACGCGTGCGGCAAGTCGACTCTGCTGCGGTCGATGTCCCGGCTCCTCGCCCCGCAGCAGGGGCACGTGCTGCTCGACGGCCGCGCCGTCCACGCGACGCCCGCCCGGCAGCTGGCACGCACCCTCGGGCTGCTCCCGCAGTCGCCCGTCGCGCCCGACGGCATCACCGTGGGCGACCTGGTCGGCCGCGGGAGGCACCCGCACCACGGCCTCATGTCGCGGTGGACCGCAGCCGACGACGTCGCCGTCGCGCAAGCCCTCGAGACGACCGGCACGGCCGACCTGATCGACCGGCCGGTCGACGAGCTCTCGGGTGGCCAGCGGCAGCGCGTGTGGATCGCGATGGCGCTCGCGCAGCAGACGGACCTGCTGCTGCTCGACGAGCCGACGACGTTCCTCGACGTCGCGCACCAGGTCGAGGTGCTCGACCTGCTGACCGACCTCAACCGCGCTCGCGGCACGACGGTCATCATGGTGCTGCACGACCTCAACCTCGCAGCCCGCTACGCCGACCACCTCGTCGCAATGGTCGGCGGCGCGGTGCACGCGGCCGGCGCCCCGGGCGACGTGCTGACCGAGGACACGGTGCGGACCGTGTTCGGCCTCGAGAGCCGGGTGATCGAGGACCCGACGTCCGGCCGACCGATGATGCTGCCGCTCGGGCGGCATCGTGTGGCGCCGACCGGCGTGGGCGGTGCGGCGGCGCGCTGAGCCAGCGGTCCGGGAGGGATGTTCACGCAGTGTATACATCGCGTGTAGTCTCCTGGCCATGACAGTTCCGATGGCGATCCTCGCCTTCCTGGACAGCGGCCCGACGCACGGATTCGTCCTCAAGCGTCGGTACGACGAGCTGCTCGGTCACGGCCGGGAGCTCAAGTACGGCCAGGTCTACGCCACGCTCGCGCGGCTCGAGCGCGACGGCCTCGCTGGCGGAGTGGGCATCGAGCACGGCGACGGCGCCGATCGGAAGGTCTACGCGATCACCCCCGCAGGCGCGGGCGAGCTCGACGCCTGGCTGAGCTCGCCGCACGTCCCCACAGGCAGGCCTTCGGAGCTCTTCACGAAAGTCGTCCTCGCCCTCGTCGCAGGCCGCGCCGCCGACGACGTCCTCGACACCCAGCGCCGCGCCTACCTTGCGCGCATGCGCGAGCTCACCGCCGCCCGGCGCGACGGCGACGTCGTCGACCGGCTGGCCGCCGACTACGAGATCGCGCACCTCGAGGCCGATCTCCGCTGGATCGAGCTCGCAGGCACACGCCTCGAGACGCTCGCGGAACAGGTCCGCGGCAGCACGGCGAGCCCGACCGTGCCGGCCAGCACGAGCACCGAGGACGACCGATGACCACGCCCGTCCTCACAGGAACCCACCTCGCCAAGGCCTTCGGCGCGACGACTGCGCTCGTCGACGCGAGCGTCGCCGTCGCACCCGGGGAGATCGTCGCGATCATGGGACCGTCCGGCTCGGGCAAGTCCACACTCCTGCACCTCCTCGCCGGTCTCCTGCGACCGGACGCCGGCACCGTCGAGATCGCAGGCGTACGGATCGACACGATGTCGGAGCGGCAGCGCTCCGACGTCCGGCTGCGGCAGCTCGGCTTCGTCTTCCAGCACGGCGAGCTCGTCCCGGAGCTCACCGTCGTCGAGAACGTCGAGCTGCCGTTGCGCCTCACGGGCGTGAGCGCGCGACCAGCCCGGGTCCGCGCGCTCGAGGCTCTCGACCGGCTCGGGGTCGCCGGTGAGGCTGACCGTCGTCTCTCCGAGGTGTCAGGGGGACAGGCCCAGCGGGCGGCGGTCGCCCGCGCGCTCGTGCACGCACCGCCCGTCGTCCTCGCCGACGAGCCGACCGGCGCGCTCGACACGCTCACGGGCGAGCTCGTGCTCGAAGCGTTCGTCGATGCGGCGCGCGACCAGGGCACCGCCGTCGTCCTCGTCACGCACGACCTGCGCGTCGCGTCCTACGCGAGCCGTGACGTCCTCGTGCGAGACGGTCGCATCGTCGACCAGGCCGCACACGTCGGCGAGCCGCGATGACATCCCTCGTCGACCTCGCCTGGCGGCTGGCCCGGGCCGGAGGTCGGCTGCGAGTCGGCGCGCAGCTCGGCGCGAACGTCCTGGGTGGGTTCGTGCTCGCACTCGCCGCGGCTCTGCAGGGCGCCGCCCTGACCGACACCACCTCCGGTTCCGCGCGCCTCGTGCTCGCCGGCGGGACGGGTGTTGTGCTCCTGCCCCTTGTCATCCTGCTCGTCACGGTCGGCCGGTTGTCTGCCGCGACGCGTGACCGTCGGCTCGCCTCTCTGCGGGTCCTCGGACTCACTCCCGCGCGGACGCGCACCGTCGGCGCGCTCGAAGCCGGCCTGCTGGCCGCGGCGGGTGCGGTCGCGGGCGTGCTCCTCGCGATCCCCGTGGCACCGCTGAGCGCAGGGTGGCGGTACACGGTCGCAGGCACCTATCACGGGTTGCCGGAGCCGCTCCGTGTCACTCCATCACTCGCCGCAGGGGTCGTCGTCGTGCTCGTTGCGACCGCGGGCCTCGCGTCCGTGGCCGGGACGTGGCGGCTCGCGTCCTCCCCCCTTGTTCGGCGTGCCGCGAGCACGCGTCGCCTGCCGTTGCCGTGGGCGCTCGCGCCGCTCGGCGCGGGACTCGCGCTCACCGCGTGGCTCGCGGCGGGCATGCCCGGGACCATCAAGACGCTGGAGCCTGACGGCGCCGTTGTCGGGGGAGCGGTACGTCTCGCCCAGATCCAGGAGTCGGACGTCCCGGTCGGGTTCGTGATCGCTGGCTGCGTGGTGCTGCTCGCCGTGGGCTCCGCCTATGTGCCGTCGCTCGTCGCGTCGTGGTGCGCGGGGATCCTCGTGGGCACCCGCCGCACGGCCGCAGTCCTTGCAGGTCGGGGGATGCAGACGGAGCCGACGTCGGTCTCGCGCGTCGTGGCGAGCGTGTCGGTGGTCGTGCTGTTGACGACGTGTGCGGCGGGCTACCTCGGAGCTCTGACGTACGACGAGCAGTACCGGCTCGAGAAGCTCGCGGCGGACGGTGGGCCGATCAGCATCCTGCTCGAGGTGGAGGGTGCGGGCGAGGACGACGAGAGCGCGGCCGTCTCGGAGGTCGGGCGTCCGCACGGCCTGACGGCGGGGGACATCAGGGCTGCGACTGCGTTGCCGCAGGTCCTGGCTGTCGCGCCGTCCTACATGCGGCTGGATGACGACGGACTGCCCGTCCAGGGCAGCGAGGTGTTCGTCGGCACGTGCGAGCAGCTCGCTCGCCTCGTCGTGGTGACGGGGTGCCGGGATGACCGGGCGGCGCACATCGTCGGGCGGGGCCACGAGCGGGCTGCCGACACATCGGTCACGCTCATGAGCCACGTGAGCATCGAGGATCAGGACGCCATCACCGTCGACGTCTCCGACGCCCCGATCGTGGCTGACGCCGACGCGACGGGCGAGCTGTGGGAGGGCGTCGTCGGGGGCGGGGGGAGCATCGGACCCGTGCCGTTCGGCCTCTTCGTGCCGACCGCGCTCCTGGGGGCGGATCCGCCGCCCGTCATGATGGCCACGCTGTTCGCGCACGGCGGCCCCGAGGCAGCGCAGGAGGTTGCGGACGAGCTCGCGACGCTCGGTGTCGCCGCACACCTGCCCGACCTCGAGACGTACGCGTCCGTGCAGGCGCAGCGTTCGCTGCTGCTGACGTTCGTCGCGTGGTTCGTCGGCCTCGGGTGCTTGGGGATCGTGCTCGCGGCAGTCGACCGTCAGCAGGAGCGGCGTCGCACGGTGGCCCGGCTCGTCGCCGTCGGTGTGCCGCCGCGGACCCTCCTCGCCGCGCAGGCCGTGCAGGTGCTCCTGCCGCTGGGTGCCGGAGTCGTCCTCGCTGCCAGCTGCGGCTTGATCCTCGTGGGGGCGGTCGCCTGGTCGACCGGCACGGGGCTCGGTGTGATCGGCGCGGGGGTGCCGCTCTTCCTCGGCGTCGTCGCGAGTGTCGTCACCCTCGTGCCGCTCCTCACGCTGCCTGCCGCGACGACCCGGCTCACCCCAGAGCTCCTCCGCGAGGAGTGAGGCGCGTGTCGTGCCGGGGCAGGGGGCCGGCACGACACGTGGCCACGACACGTGGCCACGACGCGCGCCCAGGGCGCGCGGAGACTGCGAGGCAGCCGCCCGTGGACCAGTCGGCCCACCCCGGGGAGGATGAGCACGTGACCCTCGCCCGATCGATCATCCTGTTCGTCGTCGCCGCGCTCTTCGAGATCGGCGGCGCCTGGCTCGTATGGCAAGGCGTGCGCGAGCACCGCGGCTGGCTGTGGATCGGCGCGGGCGTCATCAGCCTCGGGCTCTACGGGTTCTTCGCGACGCTCCAGCCGGACGCGAGCTTCGGCCGGATCCTCGCCGCGTACGGCGGGGTGTTCATCGTCGGGTCGCTCGTATGGGGCATGGCGGTCGACGGCTTCCGGCCCGACCGGTGGGACGTCCTCGGTGCGCTCGTCTGCCTGGTGGGCGTCGCCCTGATCATGTACGCGCCGCGGTCGGCGTGAGGCCGGCGCGGGAGAATCGGTTCATGCCTCCGAAGCGTCCTGTCGTTGCACCGCACCTCAGTCCTCTCACCCTCGGCCACCTCGAGCCCGGCAGTGCGGCGGACCTGCAGACCGGCGACGATGTCGAGGCGCTCGAGATCGAGGGCGTGGCCGTCGAGAGACTCGACCTCACCGGAGTGACGATCCGCGAGTCCCGCCTGGTCGCGCTCGCGGCAGGGGAAGCGGAGCTGCGCTCCGCGCGGCTCCTCGAGACGCGCATCGAGCGGCCCAACATCCCCGTGCTGCGGGGCGCTCGCGGCTCGTGGTACGACGTCGTCCTCGAAGGTGGGCGCATCGGTGCGTCCGAGCTCTACGACAGCTCGTGGCGCTCTGTCCACGTGGTCGGCTGCAAGCTCGGCTACGTGAACCTGCGCGGCGCGCACCTGCGCGACGTCATGTTCACCGACTGCACGATCGACGAGCTCGACCTCGTGCAGGCGAAGCTCGACCGGGTCGCGTTCGCCGACACGACGGTCGGCCGGCTCGACGTGCGGGAAGCGCGGCTCACGGACGTCGACCTCCGCGGTGCGGAGCTCGACGGTATCGACGGCGTCGCGTCCCTGCGCGGAGCGACGATCGACGGGCACCAGCTCGTCCGCCTCGCGCCGCTGCTCGCGCGGGAGGTGGGCCTGCGCGTCGAGTGACGCGCTGCACAGCCTTCCATCGAGGTAGGTGGGTGCACGCAAGGTAGGGGAGTGCGCTCGAGGTAGGGCCCTGGACGGCCCTACCTTGCGTAAGGGGGCCTACCTCGCGTGCCCGGGCCTACCTCGGCAAACCCTGCTCGGGCCGGTGACGGCGATCTGTCAGTAGGCGACCGTGAAGCGGGTGCGGCGGTGGGCCGGCCGCTCGATCTCGTCGACGACCGCGATCGCGAAGTCTTCGCCCGAGATGAAGGACGTGCCGTCGTCGTCGGTGAGCAGGACGTCACCGCCGACGCGGTACGACCCCGTGCGCTCGCCGGGAGCGTAGGAGCCGTAGCCGGCGGCCGGGCTGACCATGAACCAGTCGAGGTCCTCGGCCGAGTCGCGCAGGGCGTCGAGGACGCCGACCATGGTCTGCGCCTCGGCGCGGAACGCTTCCGGGAACTCGGGGCCGTCGACGAGCAGTGGACCGCCCTCGACGACGTGCAGCGAACCTGCGCCGCCGATGATCCCGAAGCGGGCGCCGGCCTGCGCGGTGGCCGCAGCAGCGGCGAGGACCACGTCCTGGAAGGTGTCCGTGAGCGGGCCGCGGGGGGCGAGGGAGTGCACGACGACGTCGGCCCCGTCTGCGACGTGCGCGAGGGTGTCGGCGTCGAGCGCGTCGCCCGTCCGGTACGTGACACCGTCGATCTGGTCGGCGGGGAGGGTGCGGCTGATGGACGTCACCTCGTGACCGCGGGCGACAGCCTCGCGGAGGATGTTGCTGCCGGTGTAGCCGGTTCCGCCGAGCACGGTGATGCGGGTCATGGGTCCTCCTGGGTCTGGTGGGCGCTGCGCGCCGGGGCTATCCTCACCATAGGAGAGTCACTCTCCATGCGAAAGTACGCACTTTCCGGTAACCGAGGAGCGACCATGACACAGCCCTGGGACCCCTACGCGCGGGGCTGCCCGTCCCGCGTCGTCCTCGACCGCATCGGCGACCGCTGGACCGTCCTCCTCGTCGGCGCGCTCGCTGACGGACCGCGCCGGTTCGGCGAGCTCGCACGCGACGTCGACGGCATCTCGCAGAAGATGCTCACCCAGACGCTCCGCTCCCTCGAGCGCGACGGCCTCGTGCGCCGCACGGTCCACGCCGTCGTCCCGCCGCGCGTCGACTACGAGCTGACCGACGCCGGGCGCTCCCTCCTCGGCCCGCTCAGTGCGCTCACCGCATGGGCTGTCGACCACATGGACGACATCGTCGTGGCGCGCGAGCAGTTCGACGCGGTGACGTAGATGCACCCCCGTCCGACGTCGCGGACCCCCAGGAACGTGGGTAGGGACCGCCTTGATCCTCGAGGACGCGCTCGGCCCGTCGCACGGACGGGGCATCGCGTTACCGCTGGCGCTCGCGGCCGGTGCCGCGGCGTTCGTGGTGGCGCTCTGGCCGCGACGGCCCGGTCGTGGGACCGACTATCGGGCGCCCTGACGGCGGACCATCTCGTCGATCCAGATCGGCGCGAACGGTGAGACGCACCCGGGCGCTGTCGGGTAGTCCTTGAGCACCTCGAGGCGCTCGCCGATCGCGACCGCGCGCTCGCGGAGCTCGGGGTGGTGGATGCCGATCGTCGCGAGGCACTCGTTCATCGCCCACTGGAGGCGGTCCGGGGCGTCCTTCATGTGCGTCTCGACCAGGTCGAGCAGGGCGGGCAGGTCGAGCCCCTCGGGCTTCTTCGCGACGCGGACCGACGTCAGCGCCCAAGCGGCGGCCGTGACTACCGGGTCGGCGTCGTCGAACCACTCCGCGCGCAGGTCCTCGGCGTGCGGGCTCTTCTTGACGACATAGCTGAGCAGCCAGTCGAGCACCTTCGGCGCCCGCGCCTCGCGCATCATCGTGTCGAGCTCGGCCGCCGAGAACGCCTTGGGCCGGCAGACCAGCAGCGCGACGAGGCGGGTGGCGGCGTCCCCGGTCGCCCACAGCTCGAGCGCGAGCTCGTGCTGCGTCTTGAGGCGGGTCGCGACCGCCCGCAGCTTCGTCAGGTTCACGCCGTGCTCGTCGCCGTGCCGCTCGTTGACCGCACGGATCTTCGGGTCCTCGAGCGCGGCGAGCTCGGCCTGGATCTCGGCGACGGTCGCGGCCGTCTGTGCGTGCGTCGTCATGCGTCGATCCTCACCCGGCGTGCGTGGCAAAGCGAGCCTCCGGCCGGTGCCGAACAGGGAGCGGCACCAGAGTGGGCGATCGCCTCCGCCGAGGTAGGGCCCTGCGCGTGAGTCAGGGCTGTCGAGCGCCCTACCTGACGTACCGACCCCTACCTCGCGTGGAACCGCCTACCTCGACGCACTTCCGCCGGGCCCGCCGAACCCGCCCCGGCGCGCCCTCGGGGGCGGGCGCGCCGAGGCAGACGTGGGCTCAGGCGACCGTGAAGGCCGCCGTGAGCAGGTCCTCGGTGCGGGAGCTCGGGCCGACGCGCAGCTCGAAGTCGCCCGGCTCGACGACGCGCTGACCGGCCGCGTTGACGATCGTGCACTCCGCGACAGGCAGCTCGAGGTCGACGACGCGCGTCTCCCCGGGTGCGAGCTCGACGACGCGGTACGTCTTGAGCTCCTGGTCCGCCCAGCTCGCTGAGGTGACGACGTCGCTCACGTAGACCTGCACGACCTCGCGCGCCGGACGCGTGCCCGTGTTCGTGAGGGTCACGGTGCCGCGGATCGTGCCGTCCGCGCTGAGCGCGGACTCGGCGAGCGTGAGGTCGGCGTACTCGACGGTCGTATAGGTCAGGCCCTCGCCGAACGCGAACGCTGTGCGCTGCGTGAGGTCGGCGTACCGCGAGCCGTGCTGGCCGCGGAGCTGGTTGTAGTACGTCGGCTGCTGGCCGACGTGCACCGCGAACGAGATCGGCAGGCGGCCCGACGGCTCGGTGATGCCGAGGAGGATCTCGGCGAGCGCCCGCCCGCCCTGCATGCCGGGGTTGGCCGCCCAGACGAACGCGGCGGCGTCGAGCACGACCTGCGGCAGCACGTGCGGCTTGGACGCGAGGAGCACGACGACCAGCGGCTTGCCGGTCGCGGCGAGCGCCTCGAGCATGGCGACCTGCCCGCCGAGCAGCTCGAGCGTCGCCGTGGACTTGCACTCACCGACGAGCTCGATGCGGTCACCGACGACGGCGACGACGTAGTCCGCGTCCTGCGCGGCCGCGACGGCCTCGGCGATGAGCGCCTCGTCCGGCCCGGTCGGCGCGGCGACCTTCGGTCGCGGCTGCCCGTCGGGGAAGAACGCGCCGTCCGGGTCGTCGGCGAGCGTGATGATGTCGGCGCCGCGCGAGTAGGTGACCTCCCAGTCGGCGGGCACGTGGTTGCGCAGCCCGTCGAGGACGGTCGTGACCATCTCGCGCGGGTGCCCGTCCATGAGCCAAGGCGCCTGGCCGGACGCGCCGGCCCAGTCGCCGAGCGTCGTGTGCGGGTCGTCGGCGTTCGGGCCGACGACGGCGATGCGGCGCGGCGTCGTGTCGCCGCCGGTGGCGCGTCCGTCGGCCCCGGCGGTGAAGCCGCCGGCGAGCGGCAGCACGCCGTCGTTCGTGAGGAGCGTGATGGAGCGGCGCGCGACGTCGAGGTTCACGGCCGTGTGCTCGGGGGTGCCGATGACGGCCTTCTGGCGTGCGTCGTCGGGCCTGCGCGGGTCTTCGAAGAGGCCCAGCTCGAACTTGAGGGTGAGGATGCGAGCGGCGGCGGCGTCGATGAGCGACTCGTCGAGCATGTCGCGCGCGACGGCGTCCTGCGCGCCCTCGAAGAAGCCGGGCGTCGTCATGATCATGTCGTTGCCGGCCTTCACGGCCGCGGCGGCGGCGTGCGTGTGGTCGGGCATGAGGTGCTGCTCCCAGATGAGGCGGCCCACGTTGTCCCAGTCGGTGATGAGCGTGCCGGTGTAGCCCCACTCGCCGCGCAGCACGTCGTTGAGCAGCCAGTCGTTGAGCGTGATCGGCACGCCGTCGG
This genomic window from Flavimobilis soli contains:
- a CDS encoding PadR family transcriptional regulator encodes the protein MTVPMAILAFLDSGPTHGFVLKRRYDELLGHGRELKYGQVYATLARLERDGLAGGVGIEHGDGADRKVYAITPAGAGELDAWLSSPHVPTGRPSELFTKVVLALVAGRAADDVLDTQRRAYLARMRELTAARRDGDVVDRLAADYEIAHLEADLRWIELAGTRLETLAEQVRGSTASPTVPASTSTEDDR
- a CDS encoding YnfA family protein, which translates into the protein MTLARSIILFVVAALFEIGGAWLVWQGVREHRGWLWIGAGVISLGLYGFFATLQPDASFGRILAAYGGVFIVGSLVWGMAVDGFRPDRWDVLGALVCLVGVALIMYAPRSA
- a CDS encoding glycoside hydrolase family 3 N-terminal domain-containing protein translates to MTLPYLDPTLPVPDRVADLLGRMTLPEKVGQMLQLDASYGVRHLIEEKHVGSILHTSPELVREAHEITETTRLRIPLLIAEDCIHGHSFFKGTTIFPTQLGMAASWDPELVERAARITAVEAAATGIHWTFSPVLCIARDLRWGRVSETFGEDPFLIGELASAMVRGYQGAGLDDPTAILATAKHFAAYSETQGGRDASEADVSRRKMRSWFLPPFERVAREGCRTFMLGYQSTDGVPITLNDWLLNDVLRGEWGYTGTLITDWDNVGRLIWEQHLMPDHTHAAAAAVKAGNDMIMTTPGFFEGAQDAVARDMLDESLIDAAAARILTLKFELGLFEDPRRPDDARQKAVIGTPEHTAVNLDVARRSITLLTNDGVLPLAGGFTAGADGRATGGDTTPRRIAVVGPNADDPHTTLGDWAGASGQAPWLMDGHPREMVTTVLDGLRNHVPADWEVTYSRGADIITLADDPDGAFFPDGQPRPKVAAPTGPDEALIAEAVAAAQDADYVVAVVGDRIELVGECKSTATLELLGGQVAMLEALAATGKPLVVVLLASKPHVLPQVVLDAAAFVWAANPGMQGGRALAEILLGITEPSGRLPISFAVHVGQQPTYYNQLRGQHGSRYADLTQRTAFAFGEGLTYTTVEYADLTLAESALSADGTIRGTVTLTNTGTRPAREVVQVYVSDVVTSASWADQELKTYRVVELAPGETRVVDLELPVAECTIVNAAGQRVVEPGDFELRVGPSSRTEDLLTAAFTVA
- a CDS encoding pentapeptide repeat-containing protein — translated: MPPKRPVVAPHLSPLTLGHLEPGSAADLQTGDDVEALEIEGVAVERLDLTGVTIRESRLVALAAGEAELRSARLLETRIERPNIPVLRGARGSWYDVVLEGGRIGASELYDSSWRSVHVVGCKLGYVNLRGAHLRDVMFTDCTIDELDLVQAKLDRVAFADTTVGRLDVREARLTDVDLRGAELDGIDGVASLRGATIDGHQLVRLAPLLAREVGLRVE
- a CDS encoding FtsX-like permease family protein, yielding MTSLVDLAWRLARAGGRLRVGAQLGANVLGGFVLALAAALQGAALTDTTSGSARLVLAGGTGVVLLPLVILLVTVGRLSAATRDRRLASLRVLGLTPARTRTVGALEAGLLAAAGAVAGVLLAIPVAPLSAGWRYTVAGTYHGLPEPLRVTPSLAAGVVVVLVATAGLASVAGTWRLASSPLVRRAASTRRLPLPWALAPLGAGLALTAWLAAGMPGTIKTLEPDGAVVGGAVRLAQIQESDVPVGFVIAGCVVLLAVGSAYVPSLVASWCAGILVGTRRTAAVLAGRGMQTEPTSVSRVVASVSVVVLLTTCAAGYLGALTYDEQYRLEKLAADGGPISILLEVEGAGEDDESAAVSEVGRPHGLTAGDIRAATALPQVLAVAPSYMRLDDDGLPVQGSEVFVGTCEQLARLVVVTGCRDDRAAHIVGRGHERAADTSVTLMSHVSIEDQDAITVDVSDAPIVADADATGELWEGVVGGGGSIGPVPFGLFVPTALLGADPPPVMMATLFAHGGPEAAQEVADELATLGVAAHLPDLETYASVQAQRSLLLTFVAWFVGLGCLGIVLAAVDRQQERRRTVARLVAVGVPPRTLLAAQAVQVLLPLGAGVVLAASCGLILVGAVAWSTGTGLGVIGAGVPLFLGVVASVVTLVPLLTLPAATTRLTPELLREE
- a CDS encoding NAD(P)-dependent oxidoreductase, which encodes MTRITVLGGTGYTGSNILREAVARGHEVTSISRTLPADQIDGVTYRTGDALDADTLAHVADGADVVVHSLAPRGPLTDTFQDVVLAAAAATAQAGARFGIIGGAGSLHVVEGGPLLVDGPEFPEAFRAEAQTMVGVLDALRDSAEDLDWFMVSPAAGYGSYAPGERTGSYRVGGDVLLTDDDGTSFISGEDFAIAVVDEIERPAHRRTRFTVAY
- a CDS encoding ABC transporter ATP-binding protein → MTTPVLTGTHLAKAFGATTALVDASVAVAPGEIVAIMGPSGSGKSTLLHLLAGLLRPDAGTVEIAGVRIDTMSERQRSDVRLRQLGFVFQHGELVPELTVVENVELPLRLTGVSARPARVRALEALDRLGVAGEADRRLSEVSGGQAQRAAVARALVHAPPVVLADEPTGALDTLTGELVLEAFVDAARDQGTAVVLVTHDLRVASYASRDVLVRDGRIVDQAAHVGEPR
- a CDS encoding FecCD family ABC transporter permease; its protein translation is MTATVVPPALAGPALVAKVAAERRRRARRRTGVTLALVAAIVVVWALSLMIGRTFYGPGTVLDVLLGRDADGATFAVGRLRLPRATLGLLAGACFGLAGVTFQTMLRNPLASPDIIGISSGASVAATFAIVVLGLDGAQVSLFAIVAGLGVALLIYVLSVKDGVAGTRLVLVGIGVTAMLEAVTTYLLQRASEWDVNEAMRWLTGSLNGSRWSEVVPVAVALAVLGPVLAALARDLETLRLGDDAASALGTRVGRTRLGVVVAAVGLIGFATAATGPIAFVAFLAGPIAARLVGPNGSLLLPAALTGSLLVLLADLVGQHGVGTRFPVGVVTGVLGAPFLVYLIIRSHRAGGSI
- a CDS encoding DNA alkylation repair protein, with protein sequence MTTHAQTAATVAEIQAELAALEDPKIRAVNERHGDEHGVNLTKLRAVATRLKTQHELALELWATGDAATRLVALLVCRPKAFSAAELDTMMREARAPKVLDWLLSYVVKKSPHAEDLRAEWFDDADPVVTAAAWALTSVRVAKKPEGLDLPALLDLVETHMKDAPDRLQWAMNECLATIGIHHPELRERAVAIGERLEVLKDYPTAPGCVSPFAPIWIDEMVRRQGAR
- a CDS encoding winged helix-turn-helix transcriptional regulator is translated as MTQPWDPYARGCPSRVVLDRIGDRWTVLLVGALADGPRRFGELARDVDGISQKMLTQTLRSLERDGLVRRTVHAVVPPRVDYELTDAGRSLLGPLSALTAWAVDHMDDIVVAREQFDAVT
- a CDS encoding ABC transporter ATP-binding protein, which codes for MTAAHTLAATSLTVGYRDRVVIEGLDLTVPPGAVTAIVGANACGKSTLLRSMSRLLAPQQGHVLLDGRAVHATPARQLARTLGLLPQSPVAPDGITVGDLVGRGRHPHHGLMSRWTAADDVAVAQALETTGTADLIDRPVDELSGGQRQRVWIAMALAQQTDLLLLDEPTTFLDVAHQVEVLDLLTDLNRARGTTVIMVLHDLNLAARYADHLVAMVGGAVHAAGAPGDVLTEDTVRTVFGLESRVIEDPTSGRPMMLPLGRHRVAPTGVGGAAAR